GAAAGAAAGGTCCAAGTCTAAAGAGAAAGCGGTTAAAACTGAATCTGAGTATGATCCAGGAACAGTTGATAAggtaagttaattattatttaaatgctcTCTTAACACAGTGGCTGAGTAACCACTGACTCTTGGTCTGTGCCCTTATCatacaactagctacttccgcgcggtttcacccgctctgctcggttcctattgatcgtagcatgatgatttataaccttcctcgataaatgcgctattcaacacaaaaagaattattcaaatcggaccagtagttcctgagattagcacattcaaacaaacaaactcttcagctttataatattagtatagatttgttCACACAAATCGCAGGTTAGattgcatacatacatagacacaTCTGTCTTTTCCTCATCTGTTCTATAGTCAGAAACTACAGAAAGTCAATTGCTTACCCCAGTAGGAGACAGGTTTGTGTTCGCTTGCTttttgctatgaatcttacatacctctttcactggaccaacagtcatcaatcgataaatgcattaaaattgtttaattgcaCATGTTTGtgcaattatttattgcacatGTTTGTGCAATTATTATTTGTCTTTGGGATTCTGTGTATGTGAAAATTGTGTTTGCAAAAACATCCATGAAACAAGAAAATCTGggaatttataaattataaaagaaaatattgtttgacCTGAGAATTATATGAAAAATGGGTTCTTCTGGTCACTGGGCTAATTAGGTGTtctgtgtttgtaaacaatttaatattttttgttactttccAGGAAGAAGAGCAAAGTCGTTTGGAAGCTGAAATGCAGAAGCGACGCGATCGTATCGAGCGCTGGCGTGCTGAGAGAAAACGTAAAGAGTTGGAGTCTGCCAAGAAAGAGGTCCAGAAAGGCAGTATTGTAAGCAATATACAAGTACCAGCCAGCAAGAAATGGTCACTAGAAGATGATTCTGGCGATGAGGgtaagtttatttctaattaatttatctagtctagttaatataaatgaatgaaatagtCTTTTACTgtccaataataaaatatgatactgactgcctcattggttgagcggtcgcaagtgcgactggcgAGCAtgaggtctcgagttcgatttccgggtcgggcaaagtactgcagGGCGttatttcgaattttcgaaaatttctcagttgtgcatggagtctggaattgtgtttgGTAATATTCTtatccctattacatgggacttataatacaaatagtgaaaTGTGTACTACTGTTTGGGGGTTTATTTTTACATCACACtatcaaatatgtattattgcagaaagttattaatttttttttttttgtcattaggTGAAGACCCAGGTGCGGAAACCAAAGAGAAACCAGTGGTTGATGAGAAGAAAGTGGAGGAAGAAGAAGATGAAATAGATCCACTGGATGCTTACATGCAGGAGGTGCAACAGGTCAGAGTAGTTTCATACTATTatgattagatttagatttcagccatgatcgtcccactgcagggcaaaggcctccctaccttccttatTTAAACTATTATGATGAATATGGATATTCTCAATCATGAAATATTGTTGCAATTTGTTATAACATTGTGTAATCGTTTTTCGTGGACTCCTTTTAAGGAAAGTATGCGTTAGAAGACCCAGCTCCGTGACATGTTTCTTTAGGATATAGTCTACAAAATAGTTTCTAAAGTACTTGTTTCAGTCTTAGGCCACTTTTCGTAATTTATAAgtgtattacaaatattatttgttgtgTCTAACGGACTAAACGTTTAGTTCTCTCTCTTAAAAGTGCGCGGGCAAAACCTAGTCCTTGTATAAAATATTCGGTTAATTtgaattcttattttttctttaaaatcccCCAATCCTTGGTGGTCGGCAAACCAATTTTTAGCATTCTACCTTGAACATTGCGGAATGTTCCATACAAACTTACACTCTGCATATTAAGAAAGTGGTGGcagacaaaaagtaaaaaatcacGTCAATTCGTTGCTCCGTTTTGCCGTgaaagacagacaaataaacagacatacacacttccacatttatataatagtatggaccgtaaataattatgttaagtcCCATTTTGACTGTCTATTCTCAGGAGGTGCGTAAAGTGAACCAAATGGACCAGGCGCGAGGTATTATAAACGTGCCGACTACTGCTGGCGGCACTGTCGTCGTGCTGACTGGCACAGCTAAGAAGAAAGTCACTGAACAGAAAAATAAaggtaatattatttcaaattactcttactaatattataaatacgaaagtttgtaagtttgtgtgtttgtgtgataCTCAATCATATCAAAAAAGCTGAAAGTATCAGGATGTTTGGAACATGGATAGATTATGGTTTCCACAGGGGGCgggaagccgcgggcaaaagctagtgttacatacattttattatagtctAAATGCCCTAGAGCCTGGAAATTCACCTGGGGCTGATAGTACTCTGTCTGCATTCCATAATTCCTATTCTACTATAAAtgtacgaaaataataaaacaaagttataatttgtgtttgttattgtctCCAGGAGAATTAATAGAACAGAATCAGGATGGTCTTGAATATTCTTCGGAGGAGGAGACGGAGGACATTAAGGATGCCGCCGCGAACCTGGCTTCGAAGCAAAGGAAGGACCTGGCCAAGGTCGACCACGCGAGTCTCAACTACATGCCTTTTAGAAAAGCTTTCTATACAGAGGTGAGTGTTCCTAAAATAAGATATAATACATGCTTTTTGTAGTTCTTAatagagtgagagtgagagagagtgagagtgagtgagagtgagagagagtgagagtgagagagagtgagagtgagagagagtgagagagagtgagagagagagagagtgagagtgagagtgagagtgagagtgagagagagtgagagtgagagagagagtgagagtgagagggagaaagagagagagagagagagtttgAACTgggacaaaatataaaataaataaataggggaggaattgttatgtatttattatctcTGCATGATGTTCCTGGCCACTTGTAAGGCGCCCCCGTGTAAATGTACCATATTCTATATTCGTAgaggtattaatattaaatttatttaattataaaagagTCAGCAGTTTTACTTATTATAgttatactagcggacccgacagacgttgtcctgtctacacgttaatttgaaaattttattctttttttaataagctaaaacattctggacctttttgatgaaaattattattcaaatgttatgacaatatctaacgtcattaatatttgacactgcgatggtagcgccgtccgtcggatccgatgtaaaacattccaaaatcaacaactactaataaattaaaaattaattaaaaaaacattgtccagcggacaaaattgtgaatctaaaccattctcagatcctcttgaacacacacaaaaagtttcatcaaaatccgtctagtcgtttaagaggagttcagtgacatacacacgtacagaagaattatatatataaagatttaattatacataatactgACTAATATTTCACATTTACAGGTGAGTGAATTATCAAGAATGACTCCAGAAGAAGTAGAAGCATACAGAACAGAGTTAGAAGGTATCAGGGTGAAAGGCAAGGGTTGCCCCAAACCAATAAGGACTTGGGCCCATTGCGGTATTAGTAAGAAAGAAATGGACATACTAAGGAAACTTAACTTTGAAAAGCCAACTCCTATACAAGCTCAGGCCATCCCTGCTATTATGTCCGGCAGGTGAGTCTTATCTAAATAACTgatgtttcttttaaaacagtAATCGGTAATTATTTGTCAATACAAAGTTAgcttaatatttctttgaaaaagtTTAACATATTAATCTTAACATCTGTATTTGTCCTCAATGTAAAGATGAAAATTCTATGTTTCGAATTCAAATATTATGGTATTGTTCTTACTCACATTATCTGTCATGAATTTGTACTTATTAGGGctggttcatatctgacgtcaAATACGTCGAGTGTATCGGTCGCACTAACATATCGtgggttgagtgtgaacggtcgagatttttctacataatatatatttgtcTGTTCTAACGTTACGTGACCGATAATACGCGACACATGTTGCGTCAGATAAGAACCAATCCTTAGTGACATAAAAATCCCTCAAAATTTTCAACTGCattataattctattttaattatacttttcaGAGACTTAATCGGAATTGCAAAGACAGGGTCAGGCAAAACCTTGGCGTTTATCCTACCTATGTTCCGCCACGTACTTGATCAGCCGCCCTTGGAAGACACAGATGGACCGATAGCACTCATCATGACTCCTACGAGGGAACTCTGCATGCAGATCGGCAAGGACATCAAGAAATTCGCAAAGTCCTTGGGCTTAAGAGTAGTCTGTGTTTATGGTGGTACTGGAATCTCTGAACAGGTAATTTGGAATAAGTTTTTTATGATAATGCAATATTAGAAGATTTTCTGTCATGTCTGTCCATAAGTTTAAAAAGTGAAAGTTCTACATAcatacctcacgcctgtcttccataggggtaggcagagacaatggaacgccaatttctacgactcttacacacctctttcgccaACCGTCATCAgtgttttcatgcatgctcgttggttaaatctacttttaatttgaccttTTTTtgatatatcgccaatctggttgAAACTTGGGAGGAGACTGGAGAGTACTTGATTATTATATAGGGGCAATCATTAATGATAATATAACTAGCAAGTATAGGTTAAGCAATCACTTGTGAACTGACATTGTCATAAAAACATGTTCTACGAAGATTTTATAATGTCATTTTCAAATAGtgatatttattgaaaacacCTTTTTCACTCAGATTGCAGAATTAAAACGTGGTGCAGAAATGATAGTGTGTACTCCGGGCCGAATGATCGACATGTTGGCGGCTAACTCCGGCCGAGTGACCAACCTACGCCGCGTCACCTACATAGTGCTCGACGAAGCTGACAGAATGTTCGATATGGGCTTTGAACCTCAGGTAAGAAAcgtgcaatggtgatattttacaatactttttaaCATAAACTTCACACCCAGACTTGAAACGACAGTGTAGATcacatctaatatataaaattctcgtatcacagttttcgttgccatactcctccgaaacggcttgaccgattttgatgatatttttgtgcttatccggtatctatgagaatcggtcaacatctatttttcatccccctaaatgttaggggtagtacaaccctaatttttttaattttccgcggacgaactcgtgggcagaagctagtattatgtAAACTTATTCCGTTCGGGATTGAACTCTAAACATGTTACCCTCTGAATTACTGGTAAAGATAATATTTAgaacaaataaactttcttaatagttgtatttgtatttatgcAGGTTATGAAAATTATAGACAACGTCAGGCCTGATCGTCAGACTGTGATGTTCAGTGCTACATTCCCAAGACAAATGGAAGCTCTCGCCAGGAGGATACTGCAGAAACCTATTGAAGTACAGGTAAGAACATTAAGTCTTACTTTTGACTGGATATTGaccatttttactttttatattgtagaaAGCATAACATAACGAGCTATATCCACGaacttttttcatattaaatatgaaattaatctTTTTTCGCCAGGTATAAGTCTCATCTCAAGTAATTTACatcaaatcattttattttaggaatTAAAAAGTAACCATATTAATACTTCTAGTGCTTAAAATtccatttcattaattttatccaGCCTTTTtcttaaatagaaataaaaacgaaacacGCTTTCATTTCCCAGGTCGGCGGCAGAAGTGTAGTTTGCAAAGATGTGGAACAACACGTGGCGATCTTAGAAGAAGATGCGAAGTTCTTCAAGTTGCTGGAATTGTTGGGACTGTACAGCCAGCTGGGCAGCATCATAGTCTTCGTGGACAAACAGGAGAACGCTGACAGTCTACTCAAAGACCTCATGAAAGCCTCCTACTCATGCATGAGCTTGCATGGAGGTGAGACATCGACACGTTTttctttagttttgtttatgctGTATTAAGGgcatttattaaagaaaatatgggCTAATAACATCTCAACTGGTTGTGACGCTTTTGCGCAATAAGTTATGTAGTTTGCGCAAGTTGCGCAAGTAAGTATGTAGTTAGCGCATGCTTCATTCATGGGCCAAAGATTGAGCTCTCACTATGtcatatcaatgaatatgaaatGTTCTGTAATGTAATGCAACAATACGCGGTATTGTACAGACGTCAGCTCATCAAGCTAGTTTAAACGCTTTTGCTAAGTAATAAGGTTGCAAATGTCTTGAACAAATATGATAATTTGCGATTATTGGCGTCTTTTCTTATTACCTATATGGCTGCTATAATCATAAAAACGATTTAGTATACATTTAGTTGCtttgctgaaaataaaataaaattgcaaaatacTAAAGGAATGCATTTCATAAAAGCTTAAAACAAAATGGATCAAAAACACTATAAGgctattaaattttcttttgcaGGTTGCCTCTGTCTACgtgtattatatatttataatctaCATGAGAAATGGAatacttcaatataataatagtcCCGTTTTCTCCTATTACTCAAATAatagttaaaatttaataataattttctaacTTTGGAATCAGAATTTAGTTATGAAAGATCTACTAACGGACTATTTTGATTTCAGCGACCAAAGCGGATCTGGGGAGGCCtcgattataaaataattaagtctGCCGTTAATTATAAGCAAACTGCAACACctacaaacaatttaaaacattttttttttgtaaattatacatACTTTGTCACATTGTCAGTATGCTTGTAGTTACCGACATAAATCCTTTTTGTTGAGTGACGAATATATTAATGGTGGCCTGTTACAGGGATTGATCAATTCGACAGGGACTCAACTATCGTGGACTTCAAGTCTGGCAAGGTGAAGCTGCTGGTCGCCACCAGCGTGGCGGCGCGAGGGTTGGACGTCAAGCAACTCGTACTCGTCGTCAACTACGACTGCCCTAATCATTACGAGGATTATGTTCACAGGTGAGTCGTGAAATAACACATTTGTAATTCAGATCGTCCAGCCGACTTGACGTAATGAGTAAAAACATAGCaatttttgcatttataatattaggttgATTAACTTTCCTCACATTCATCAGTTGTATTCAAATCTTCATgaataatatactttttaaagaGATGTTTCATCCACTGCGCTGATGAAAAACACATATAAATttcgtatttttgtaaacagttTTCATATCGTATTTTTCTAACCAAAATCCAACCAATCTGTCTAGATGTGGTCGTACGGGTCGTGCGGGCAACAAGGGCTACGCGTGGACATTCCTAACCCCAGAACAGGGTCGCTACGCGGGCGACGTGGTGCGGGCCTTCGAACTCGCCGGGGCCGTGCCCCCGCACGAACTCAGGCAGCTCTGGGACAAGTACAAGGACGCACAGGAGAAGGAAGGCAAGAAAGTGCATACAGGCGGCGGTTTTAGTGGGAAAGGTAAGGTTTTGTTTAACATTagaataatatgtaatatgtagacatcggaaaattttatgtaaagatataaaaatagaaaaatatgaatatattgGATTATGGAAAACGACGCTGCGACGACGCAACGGACAAGTGGAGCCTCGTTATTACGGCTTCTTTTCGATATCATGAATCTTCAATTTAGGACATATATTGATGATTAATTGTTTGACTTTTAAACAATTAAGCGCCTTACATACTTTGTTTCTTCATTTCGACCTTCACATTTCGACCCGCAGGTTTCAAATTTGACGAGTCAGAAGCCCAGGCAGCTACCGAGAAGAAGAAGTATCAGAAGGCGGCCCTCGGTCTCCAGGATTCTGACGATGAAGACGTGGAGGGAGACTTGGATCAGCAGATCGAGGTCATGCTCGCTGCCAAGAAGATTGTTAAAGAGATCAAGGTgagatatatttaatttacattagaagaaaattcaataatgcctatttttatattgtagtagCTTTTGCCGCCGacttatgtaatttttaattactttatattatgtaattagttGGTTATAATCTTTGATAGAAAACAATCGCCAATTGTTTATACCGCGTCTGGATTTGTGTCGATATTGTGATATTACCGACTTGAATTATAGccaacctatttttattttgtaatactttCGGCTTGGCGAAGGTTAAAATGTAACCTTGTCCGGCTTTGATGTGACTTGGAGATCACTGATTTAGGTagaacttttttgttttatactaggattttctcctgtgtcgtgggtgtgttttcaaacatacacatgacatccagacagcaatttgtagatcacacaaagagtggctccgtgcgggaatcgtacACGCTACacgcggcagccgattgcctagccaccgcagcAACCGTGCAGTCCTTAACTTTGAAAGAGTTAGTAAAGTAATGTTTTGCTTGCCTATAGCCTGGAGTGGCGGCGGCAGGCGTCCcaggcgcgggcggcgcggcgggcggggcGGGCGCCGACCGCAAGCTGGAGCTGGCGCGGCGCCTGGCCGCGCACATCAACCTCGCCAAGGGACTCGGCGCCGAGCACAAGGGGGCCACGCAACAGGCCGCAGAGGCCATACTCAAGGGCGCGCCCTCCGCACATACACTTATTACTGTAAGTATCATAGGATGCcaaacaagtgtgggagagccatgctttggcacgaatgggccagctcgaccggagtgataccacggcctcactgaaagccgacgtgaaacaacgcttgctttgtgtttcgttgggtgagtgagattaccggaggtatccccctccccaatccccaattcccgaataacaacccttaaattcctaacccctaaaaagccgacaacgcacttgtaacgcctctggtgtttcaagtgggtggcgtcgattgcttaccatcaggtgatacgtctgatcATTTACGTATGttggcgtgtttcataaaaaaacaagctgatttttcacctgatggtaagcggtcatcgctgcctatggacaccaCAGGCATTACAATTACGTTCTCAGCCTTAAGGAGTATGCTCTATTCTGAAGGTGTTTATTTAAGATGCCTTTCGTAATTAATTCAGGACTATGATATTAATCTTGGTTCATCGTCCTACTGCTTCTGTACTCGTCACTTCGTTGGCTGCTGATGGTTACTCATGAATTCAAAACACTAACATTTCCTATTTTATCCTATTACCAGGCTAAAACAGTAGCAGAGCAGCTTGCGGCCAAGTTGAACACGCGACTGAACTACCAACCACGGGATGAGAGCGCATCGGAACCCGCTGAGGAGGTGTTCAGGAAATATGAGACGGAACTGGAGATCAATGACTTCCCACAACAAGCTCGCTGGAGAGTCACCAGCAAGGTAcgttttaatataatctttactagtattattactttaaaaaagagATTATGTAGTGACAACCTTTAAAGTTTGCGTTGAATAGGCTTTAAAACTTCTGGTAGATTTGAACAATTAGAGTTATGTAATGATATGATTCATTTAATTTCTGTAAATATAAGCTTGTGTAGCTAACACATTTCCTATCTGGCTTCTCTGAGAACTACGTACATTAACTCGCAAGGTTTCTAAACAttgtttataaaacttatttttaaaaacaaaacaatagtagTTGCGAAGTTCGgcaatttgtttatgtttgtttaaatatactttttttgacATGAAACTCGATACACAATATAATGTACTTGCATTCTTCTACTCTTTTGTCAGATATTTCATCACATTAAAAGCAATAGAagttaagaattttattataaacgaaTCTTAtgctgttaataataataatatacgaaataattacattaatggACACACCTAATGTATAGGTAATGATGCAATGTTTAACTTTAATTTCTTGAGATAACGCTAAGACAATTGTGGTTAATTTGATTGtgataattaactaaaattttaattaatagcatACATGTTATTACTGAGATACGAAACAATGACGTACTGACACCATTTTAATTCTCTGTATTaggtatttacattttttttattgtttatcctTTCTTGTTATTGCGGTTACTATTTATAGATTTCAGTTTATTTGGTTCAATCAGCTGGTAGAAGCTGTTTTTGTTATTCTTgtctttacaataatatttttcacacCAAATTGAAACTGTTCTTGGAATTTGCGGTTAGCAACacagtattaattttattcatgtaaTTGTATTCGTATTACTTTAGATTTGCGAGATATTGAGTTGTTATCAGATGCATATTTTTGTTAGTAGCTAGTCTCTGGTTTTTCCAATACCTAACCCGTGTGCCCTCGACATTTAGACATGAAGGCATGCTTATATCAGTTCTCTTGTACCAAAAACAGTGCTCAGATTGTACTCGGAGAGTAATCACGCGATGACTGATTACGTCACCGCACGTACTAGTACACACttgaccaaaacaaaacaataaaatgccgttttaataaaataattggtatTTTTCAAGATAAAATTGCAAGCGACCTGTCACCTTCTTTCAATcgtttttttattgaaagtaaataacctcatttatactttatttgtttacgaAGGGGTCGTTTTAACCTTGCGCAGATAACCCCAGTGTAGGTACATGCATTATAACGCATACTTAGTACTCAGTGCAATTTCTCTTTCCGCCGAGATTAGTTGTCAACATGTTGCTAAAACTTGCCATAATTGGTgccttcatatttttttgtgtcaaaCTTCTTAGAAGACAAAGGGTATACAGTAAATGTTTTTACTGTCATTAGATAAATAGACGAGGTAATAACTAACTATCTATCGTACTCGTAATTGTAAAAATCAAATTGTACTGCGTAGTTTTTAACGGATTTTAGTGGATTTGTTCTTTTACACAAAGATAATTATTTCATCATGCTGCGGTTTATCTGATGTGTTGGTTCACTAAcaattgttgttttgattgtAGGAGGCGCTAGCGTTGATCAGCGAGTATTCCGAGGCGGGTATAACGGTGCGCGGTACGTACGTCCCGCCGGGCAAGACGCCGCCGGAGGGAGAGCGCAAGCTGTACCTCGCGATAGAAAGTTCCCAGGAACTCGCCGTCGCCAAAGCCAAGTCGGAAATAACGCGCCTCATCAAGGAAGAACTCCTCAAACTGCAAACCTCCGCTCATCACATGATAAACAAGGCTAGATACAAAGTGTTGTAAATGAACGGAATAAAACCGGCGTAATTATGTTAACGTTGTTTTATTTCCTCGCTGACCCCGTCTGTGTCGTAATGTTTGTGAGATAGGTCTGCGATTAATGTACAATTGTACTCCCGTTAATACGTACTTACTATCTCCGTGTACTCCGTAATTAAAACATTGGCCTATTAAACGTTACAAAATTGTTTGGCCACTTCTTGATAAGGTGTTGTTTAGATTTTAATGTCACATGATTAATGATAGCAGAAACGTCACTTGCATGTTTATGCTTGCATTTATTATAATGCGTGTAGTTTACAGGTATTTTCTTGTACGAGTTTACTGCAATATACCGACCACTATCCTAGAATAAATAATAGCACGTCCTTTAAGGAAGAAAACCAAAGAGACATTGAATGTATCCGtcataatgtataaataatgcTGTCAATTTCGAAAATTGAGTAacctatttttaatacatagtttactCTCTGTCCGACCACATAATCAACAAAAAAGTCTATAAGAAAGGAGAATTTCGATAGATACTGAACAGGGAATAGAACGCCACACCTCGTGATCGCAAGATAAACAGCTGTTTTCTATTTCAAAGTCTAGGCGAGTGATAACAATTAGCGGTTAGAAACACTCCCGTTATCTGATAAGATAGTTGTCAACAATCACGCATGAGCGATACGGCCAGAACATGCCagaatatttacttaatattcttaaaatagaaaGATTATAATCAACATAATCTTTATGGACTATATAAATATCGTGttgatatataaatatgtattaaaagcCATTACTCTTGATATCTTGTTTATAGTACCTACCTCTATTTGAAAGTCATGGTTTTGACGAgagaatt
This sequence is a window from Spodoptera frugiperda isolate SF20-4 chromosome 5, AGI-APGP_CSIRO_Sfru_2.0, whole genome shotgun sequence. Protein-coding genes within it:
- the LOC118271814 gene encoding probable ATP-dependent RNA helicase DDX46; its protein translation is MVRSGRDRDRDRDRRRSHSRSATPDRKRRRSRSRSRDRTSKSTKSRKRSRSRERESKRERSRDRSRERERDRDRDRDRDRDRDRDRKSDKRDDKRNGSGKSSRKKSPDKEKERSKSKEKAVKTESEYDPGTVDKEEEQSRLEAEMQKRRDRIERWRAERKRKELESAKKEVQKGSIVSNIQVPASKKWSLEDDSGDEGEDPGAETKEKPVVDEKKVEEEEDEIDPLDAYMQEVQQEVRKVNQMDQARGIINVPTTAGGTVVVLTGTAKKKVTEQKNKGELIEQNQDGLEYSSEEETEDIKDAAANLASKQRKDLAKVDHASLNYMPFRKAFYTEVSELSRMTPEEVEAYRTELEGIRVKGKGCPKPIRTWAHCGISKKEMDILRKLNFEKPTPIQAQAIPAIMSGRDLIGIAKTGSGKTLAFILPMFRHVLDQPPLEDTDGPIALIMTPTRELCMQIGKDIKKFAKSLGLRVVCVYGGTGISEQIAELKRGAEMIVCTPGRMIDMLAANSGRVTNLRRVTYIVLDEADRMFDMGFEPQVMKIIDNVRPDRQTVMFSATFPRQMEALARRILQKPIEVQVGGRSVVCKDVEQHVAILEEDAKFFKLLELLGLYSQLGSIIVFVDKQENADSLLKDLMKASYSCMSLHGGIDQFDRDSTIVDFKSGKVKLLVATSVAARGLDVKQLVLVVNYDCPNHYEDYVHRCGRTGRAGNKGYAWTFLTPEQGRYAGDVVRAFELAGAVPPHELRQLWDKYKDAQEKEGKKVHTGGGFSGKGFKFDESEAQAATEKKKYQKAALGLQDSDDEDVEGDLDQQIEVMLAAKKIVKEIKPGVAAAGVPGAGGAAGGAGADRKLELARRLAAHINLAKGLGAEHKGATQQAAEAILKGAPSAHTLITAKTVAEQLAAKLNTRLNYQPRDESASEPAEEVFRKYETELEINDFPQQARWRVTSKEALALISEYSEAGITVRGTYVPPGKTPPEGERKLYLAIESSQELAVAKAKSEITRLIKEELLKLQTSAHHMINKARYKVL